The Yersinia intermedia genome window below encodes:
- a CDS encoding sensor histidine kinase, producing the protein MAVKITVWLILTLISTLWLGWYGLNEQQAEREANFRITHRELSQQLAQQQAILFLTLEPNQLSQLQRHFPQLVAISQTKADKSKAGQLTLQVHGGDYQLSNSYNGSGLQINGLKLLQVVGLPENFDSVTLRYQQHPLAVLGNPNPDSFWQWQKPLGEGAQSFSLTGYATPLWRDLPWLTALLLSLIWGATLYGWHRWQQLAQYRNRAEQRAKFADQARLNAMGEIATGIAHELNQPLTATLTYNQTALRLLPAQDDNITPLLQASVEQIKRISALLERLRTLLSRGQVNLQPVMVADIWLRVNALLSNEIAASKVTVVNSISANLPPLSADPLWLEQILHNLLSNAIHAVQHTTTPLIYFTARLQPQQWLIQIEDNGPGLSHQQLDHLFTPFYTTRESGLGLGLTLCETLVQRMGGDIKAANSEHGGACFTLTFPLIGENTHDKTHLSD; encoded by the coding sequence ATGGCCGTTAAAATCACTGTCTGGCTTATCCTGACCCTGATATCCACTCTCTGGCTGGGTTGGTATGGCTTAAATGAGCAGCAAGCTGAGCGTGAGGCCAATTTTCGTATTACCCACCGCGAATTGAGCCAGCAATTAGCCCAACAACAAGCTATTTTGTTTCTGACTCTTGAACCGAACCAACTGTCGCAACTACAGCGCCACTTCCCGCAATTGGTCGCAATCAGTCAAACTAAAGCCGATAAATCAAAAGCAGGCCAGTTAACGCTGCAAGTTCACGGCGGTGATTATCAGCTATCGAACTCATACAATGGCAGTGGCTTGCAGATTAATGGGTTGAAACTGTTGCAGGTAGTGGGCTTACCGGAAAATTTCGACAGCGTGACATTACGCTATCAGCAACATCCGTTAGCTGTGTTGGGCAATCCAAATCCAGATAGCTTCTGGCAATGGCAAAAACCATTGGGAGAGGGTGCTCAATCCTTTTCGTTAACTGGCTATGCCACGCCTCTTTGGCGTGATTTACCTTGGTTAACAGCTCTCCTGCTTTCACTCATATGGGGAGCTACCCTTTATGGTTGGCACCGTTGGCAGCAGTTGGCGCAATACCGCAATCGCGCCGAACAACGGGCTAAATTTGCTGATCAAGCCAGACTCAATGCCATGGGGGAAATTGCCACGGGTATTGCCCATGAGTTGAACCAGCCACTCACTGCCACATTGACGTATAACCAAACCGCGCTGCGATTATTACCCGCGCAGGATGACAACATCACCCCACTGCTACAGGCGTCGGTTGAGCAAATCAAACGAATTTCGGCGCTACTGGAGCGGCTACGCACGTTACTCAGCCGTGGGCAGGTGAATTTACAACCGGTGATGGTAGCGGATATCTGGCTACGCGTGAACGCTTTATTAAGTAATGAGATAGCCGCCAGCAAAGTAACGGTTGTGAATAGTATTTCAGCGAATTTACCGCCACTCTCGGCCGATCCTTTATGGCTGGAGCAAATTCTGCATAATTTACTCAGTAATGCTATCCATGCCGTGCAACACACTACGACTCCGTTAATTTATTTCACTGCCCGCCTGCAACCACAGCAATGGCTAATTCAGATAGAGGATAATGGGCCGGGGCTAAGCCATCAGCAGTTAGACCACCTGTTCACACCTTTTTATACCACTCGCGAGAGTGGTCTGGGATTAGGGCTAACCCTGTGTGAGACATTGGTACAGCGAATGGGAGGTGACATAAAAGCCGCAAACAGTGAACATGGCGGGGCTTGTTTTACCCTAACCTTTCCCCTGATTGGCGAGAATACGCATGACAAAACACATTTATCTGATTGA
- a CDS encoding GlcG/HbpS family heme-binding protein, producing MIKPIALTSALFIGLIAQASAAGLNTERNISQALATDLASRTLAVCQADGYNVAVTVVDRAGIIKTVLRADNAGPHTVKASEQKAFTALSTKTPSGQVMENSQKTPAANNLKDIPGFLLLGGGVPVKAGDEVVGAVGVAGAPGGHLDAQCATKALEQISAQLKA from the coding sequence ATGATCAAGCCTATTGCCCTGACCTCCGCCTTATTCATTGGCCTGATAGCTCAAGCCTCGGCTGCGGGTCTGAACACTGAACGTAATATCTCTCAGGCGCTGGCCACCGATTTGGCCAGCCGTACCCTCGCTGTTTGCCAGGCGGATGGCTACAACGTGGCGGTAACTGTGGTTGACCGTGCTGGGATCATCAAAACTGTATTACGTGCTGATAATGCCGGTCCGCACACCGTTAAAGCCAGCGAGCAAAAAGCCTTTACGGCACTATCGACTAAAACCCCAAGCGGGCAAGTGATGGAAAACAGCCAAAAGACACCTGCAGCCAACAACCTGAAAGACATTCCAGGGTTCTTGCTGTTAGGGGGTGGCGTGCCAGTGAAAGCAGGGGATGAGGTCGTCGGTGCAGTGGGTGTTGCCGGTGCACCGGGCGGGCATTTGGACGCACAATGTGCGACAAAGGCACTGGAGCAAATCAGCGCTCAGTTAAAAGCATAA
- a CDS encoding response regulator transcription factor produces the protein MTKHIYLIDDDDGVRAALTALLATLGWEVKAFSDGQHFLDSLAITQPSCVLLDIRMPGKSGMAVLEAIQCRDSTLPVIIMTGHGNIELCRRAFKGGALEFLTKPIDADVLIETISMALEQHEQALAIHSQQAAYQQLISQLSAREQEVAALIIQGETSKQIAQRLSLSPRTVEAHRANIFAKLEVNSLASLIHNYSYILPIIYPK, from the coding sequence ATGACAAAACACATTTATCTGATTGATGATGATGACGGTGTTCGCGCCGCGCTAACCGCATTACTCGCCACCCTGGGCTGGGAAGTAAAAGCATTCAGTGACGGCCAGCATTTCCTCGATTCATTGGCAATAACCCAGCCAAGTTGCGTACTACTGGATATCAGAATGCCGGGTAAGAGTGGGATGGCAGTATTAGAAGCCATTCAATGCCGTGATAGCACTCTTCCGGTCATCATAATGACTGGGCACGGTAATATTGAATTGTGCCGCCGGGCATTTAAAGGTGGAGCGCTGGAGTTTTTGACCAAACCTATCGACGCCGATGTGCTGATCGAAACCATCAGCATGGCGTTAGAACAGCATGAACAGGCGCTGGCAATCCACAGTCAACAGGCAGCCTATCAGCAGTTGATCAGCCAACTCTCGGCTCGCGAACAGGAAGTCGCCGCGCTGATTATCCAAGGGGAAACCAGCAAGCAAATCGCCCAACGATTATCCCTTTCACCGCGAACCGTTGAGGCGCATCGCGCTAACATCTTCGCTAAACTGGAGGTCAACTCGCTGGCATCACTTATTCATAATTACTCCTATATCCTACCAATAATATACCCAAAGTAA